The genomic window AACATGGTTAACAAATATAGGGCTTTCTAATGTTGTGCCCAAGTTTTCATGTGGGCAAAATTCATATGGTCactgttttgtttattaaaaaatagtccagtagcaccttagagaccaactgagtttgttctaggtataagcttcTGAAGaatgtgtatgcacacaaaagcttatacctagaacaaaattagttggtttctaaggtgctactggactatttttttattgttttattttgaccTACCTAAATCTAGTAgctatttgtttatattttacatttctatcccatctaTAAAGAGCTCAAGCAACGTGCATGTTTCCCTTGCTCCTATTTTACTCTTGcagcaaccctgtggggtaggctgagagacagtagaaaaaagcttcatggttgagttgAACCTCGCTTTTCCTAATCCTAGTCTAAGAGTCTGTACTTTCTGCAAATGAAATCTCTGCAGAAGAAGGTTTTACTCGATACAATCAGTTTTACTGGATACAAAACGTAGGAAGAAGCTTGCTGCAAAGGAAACAACAGATTGCAGCACAAGAGATTCTCCAAATGCAAAACAACCAGATTGTGCAATGGGGAACTGTCTTGCCCTCCCCCATGCCTctttggatcaggccaaggaaTTACACCCATCAGCTCCAATGTATTCATTGAGCTCCATTCCCACAGGGGCTCCTTAGCAAGGGATGTTCTGTGTACACAGTAGGCCACATCTCTTCATAGAATGGGAAGGCCTCACATACAGGGGGCACCAGATCATGGCCACAACTGTGTATGTCCCCTCATTTTCCCAGGCAGCCCTCAATATTAGCAATGTAAACCACAGCTGAGCTATTCACAAGTTCATATTTTATGTCCAGCTGTAGATTTTATGATAATCAAGACATGAACAAATGTGCAGAATTCACATAGGTTTAGATCACTATGGGATGCTttatagttgagattcctgcattgcagggggttggactagattacccttgtgggtcccttccaactctacgattctacgattgTATTTCCATGCATGTGTCCATGTGAAGCAAATCTTTGGCTTTTCAACCCAGAGAGAATCCTGCCCTCATTCAACATTTTCACTTTGAATCCAACAGGTGTGCTATTAATCATTTCTAGGGGATTAAAATTTGACATATGCCTGTCtggagttattttatttttggcttaaAAGACTAGTTTATTATGTAGCTCTCCTGCTACAATAGCTGCTTTCATTGCCTTCTAATTTTGTCCTGTAGATCTGAAGCAAATGACCTCGCTTTGCGCTTGGCTCGTCAATACAGGGGCCACCAAGACGTGATTACACTTGACCAGTAAGTATGCTGATGGCATGGATGAGATCAGTTCGTTGCAACATGATGCAGATGGGTCATGTGCTACTATAATGACTGTTCAGTCTGTAGCCAAGCACCCAGAGCCCCATACATGAAGATTCTGCATGCATGGAGTTTCCCTGATCACAGTTAGTTTCTCATTCACCTCAAATGAGGTCACTGATCTGCACACAGTGATCTGTAAATAAATGTATCCATTAACTTCATTGAGACTTCTTCATTTTAACTGAAACCTCTATTTTGACTCATCCATTTCTGTGAAGAAGGGGTTGTCTCTGCGTAGTTGTATGTCATAGAGGGAAACGGTCTACTAATTCATATTAATTAGAGAATACTTGCatttgtagtaataataaaaaaaatattaaaaacaatgaaaattGTGAACGATGACGTTGAATATGTTGCTGTAATGATACCACATACAGAAAACTAAGGTTGAACTGAGATTATTTGTCAGTTTAGGTGCAAAACTTATGTAAAACATGTGCAAAACTAACCTGTAACAGAGTCTGCTTCTTTTGAACTCTTTCACACCCTGGAGTCACTTTGCATccatcttctgtttcagtgcttaTCATGGCCATGTTACATCGCTGATTGACATCAGTCCATATAAATTTAATCAACTGGGGAAAGAGGCCAAAAAGGAATTTGTACATGTGGTAAGTGTTATGCTACATTCTTACTGCCCTTAGCATATATCTATTCATTGCAGATACAAATGAAATGCAAAGCTAAACTGCATAGCAATACCTCCACAAAATGAGTAGAAACTATTTAGTgatattttggttggcctaatcaATGTAAGAAGCCTGGGGCGCTTCTTACAAGATGAATTGTATATGGACAGAGATATATTTTGTCCTGAAAAATGCAAGATACCTGCTTGTGTATATTTGTGTATATTAAAAAGAATGCATACTGATCTACAGTAGGAaaagcatgttttaaaaaaaccaaaaaaaaccccgtaGGTATCTGTATCCAAGAATCTCTTAAGAAGTGGCTCTTAGTTGTCATGAGGAATTCATGGACAATAAATCTGACAGTGGCTAGTAAGCATAGCTCTCTTCCCGGGTTCAGCATCAGCAGGCCCCAAGATCTGGAAATCAGAAACGTCCTGCCTTCTAGATGCCAATGTACCCTCCCCCCCCATGATATGCCTGAAAGGGCCCCTGCACACACAGATCCATACACACTGTGGAGCCCCTTCAGACTGATGTCAATTTGGCTGATGGACAACAGGGGCAGACTTTACTACTATAAGCGCCCTGAGTGAGGACCATTTTTGGTGTCCCTCCCCCTAAATATTCTTTTTGGTACAGTTTACCCATATCTATCCATATAAATAAACTTATAAATatgagtttttaaaattattttgtgcTCCCTCAGCTCGGCACCCTTCCAGATCACTGGGACAAGCAGCAAAGGATTGCTCTGGTCATAGTGCCCAGCTTGTGAGCCTTCCAAGCATCTAACAAGGGGTTGTTGAGAACAGATATTGAACTAGATATGAGCCAGTGTATGTTATTAAGGTCTCAGTTCTTTGTCGTTTCTGCCTTCTGTCCTACTTCCTGGAAAGCCAGGGATATGGAAAACCTGTGGACCTATCCATTACAATACTGGAAATGTTAAGATCCTCCTGTGCCTCTGATGCATGGATTCTTATTAACCTGCTGTGGGAAGATTTAGAAGAAAATCAGTATGTCCTACATGAACCCTTCCTAGGTGCACACCAGATAGGGTTTTTAAGGCCAGTTTTGTTCCTGTCGTAGGAGGAGCCAAGAACAGTGCATTCAAAGATTTCAAATCTTACTTTTGCCACTCCTTATAGGCTCCTTCACCAGATACATACAGAGGAAAATATAGAGAGGACCATTCAGATCCAGGAAGCGCTTATGCCGATGATGTGAAAAAGATAATTGAAGAGGCTCAGAAGAACGGCCGCAAGGTATGTAAACAGTGAACATGAAAACCTGTTCAGATTGTGTCCTGAAAAATGCTCAGTTAGGTGAACTCGACTGCTTTATACTGTATAGTTGaaatttcttttgcttttattgGATTCCTGGATTTTAAGGTGCCTTCTACCCCCTCCCCTACCTTAACTTGCATTCAAAACTCTCACAAGAAAATAATAGGTAAGGATcgagtaaagaagaagaaaggaataaataaatctaaacctCTGACTTTGGTGTGGGGAGATATTTTCTAGAACTCGCATGGATGCTTGTTATATATTAGTTACTTCTTTTCCAGAAAGGTCAACTTGAAGGAACTTGCAAAAGCAAATAATACAAACGAGTAAAAACAACCTAAAATGCCCACCAGTCATGATTGGAGCCACTATTTCCCCATCACCTTAAAGTCCAAAGGAGCCCACCCATCTGTCTTTAATTCCTtattgagattttttaaaaaagaaactaacGGATagtttctatttccccccctttgtctgtttcctcccttccccctcgcATTATCCCCCTCATAGGTTCTGGTGCCGTAGACCTGTGCCAGGAGCAGTTGATAAAGTTTCACAGACTATGGGGAGCCTCCTACTGTCTGGCTGTAGTATACCTCTTCGAATATAGTGTACGCTTCTTTACACGTTACCACTCGACCTTCTTTCCAGGAAGACGGCACTGCTCAGCTTGCATGGACCTCTGCTGATACTCGGGGAGGGTTGTGCAAGAGTGGGGGAGGCAGTCAGTTAAATAGCAGACTTGGGGGAGAACAAAGGCATAATGCTAAATGCAGAAAATGTAAACTTCCAGTTCCAGTCGTATCTGATCTGCTGATGTTGATTCCTGATCCCAAATAatcttttttggtttgtttgttttcattcctAGCTACTGGAATCACTTCAGCTGTAGGCTTTTTGTCAAGTGCCTCATCCTGATATGCTCTGCctaagtttttcttcttcttcttctgaagcagGGGTGCCCAAAACACAGCTCTGTACATATTCaatgcatttgtttgtttcccatatTGAGCCACAGGAAAGGGGTTAAATCGGCTATCACAGAATGCCATGTGAATGAAGCTGATGGAGGTTCACGAGTTCACAGGGTGAAGCTGATATAAAGACTATAAAGAACCTTTAGTAATTAAATTATTGAAATGTGGACAATCATTAATAATAAATAGATAATAAATAACTCATCAGAACAGTGAACCCATCAGATACTTCCAGTATCACATTTGTATTCTGCAAGAATACGCCGACTAAAtgagtttttaaataaatgtgcacagTAAATCCAAGACTTCGAGCATTGGGTCAATAATGAGCTGTAGAATTATGCTGGATGCTTGCCCTGGCATTGAAAAATTGGGCACCTCTGCCATTTTTGTTGTAGTTACTGTTGCTCACAGCTGTTCAAGATGCAACATAGCTACCCAAACCGCATATTCATTTATCTCACCTGTTTTCATAGGGTTCGTGCCTGTAGCTGTTGTTTCATTTGCAAACCAGTAAGCAGAGGAATGCTTTTCTTATAACATCTTCTCTTACTTAGATTGCAGCCTTTATTGCTGAGTCCATGCAGAGTTGCGGAGGACAAGTAATTCCACCCACAGGCTATTTCCAGAAAGTGGCAGAGTATGTATAGTGCTTGGGATGGGTTACTTACAGCAGGCTACTTAATAAAAATCACAGGAAGACTCTACTTATTTGGTTCTTTGTGTTGCTTTAATCTTTGTTCCTTGAAATTTAAAACTGCTACGatgacaatttttaaaattatttttgtaaataaacattGCCCAGTAACAAGAGGTGCCTTTCTCAAAGTAACTTTCGACAATTCAATCCAAGACCAATAAGGGGTGGTCTTACATAAGGAATATAAGTATTGCTCAAAGTTTAGTGATGGTAGACAAATTGGACTAGACAGGATAAGGTTATTAATGGCTATTAGCCAGTTACTGTGTTATCACAGTCTGCTTATGGGAttcccataggcaactggttgacccactgagagaacaggatgctgggctatttGCAATGAACACCACGACTTCTTATTGCACAGGAGCTCTGAGGTGACCTGCACATTAAGAAAAATCACATGGTACATCATTCCTAGAACTTGAGAATACAGGAGGCCCTGCGCACTGTGTGTATCAGATCTTATTATCCAATATTTCTAGACCACACATATCCTTCTGTGACCTGACAGAGTGAACTCAGGTCAACTTTATCCATCTTCTGGCCATACTGTAAAGACCATATGGCCTGATAAGCATTTTTCTGAATTCTCAGCTGTAAATGCCCCTTGCAGGACCATAATTGAAGTCTTCATGTAAACGCTCATATTTTGGGCAGGGCGGTTATACATGACAGTGACACATCACAGTGAGGCACCTGTTCTGTTcccttttgagagccagtgtggtgtagtggttaagagcggtagactcgtaatctggggaaccgggttcgtgtctccactcctccacatgcagctgctgggtgaccttgggctagtcacacttctttgaagtctctcagccctactcacctcacagagtgtttgttgtgggggaggaagggaaaggagaatgttagccgctttgagactccttcgggtagtgaaaagcgggatatcaaatccaaactcttctactttcAGCGCTGTCCACAAAGCAGGTGGAGTTTTCATAGCTGATGAAGTCCAAGTCGGTTTTGGTCGAGTTGGAAAAAAATTCTGGGGATTCCAGCTACAAGGCGAAGACTTTGTGCCTGACATTGTCACTATGGGGAAGCCAATTGGCAATGGCCATCCCATGTCTTGTGTAGTTACAACCAGAGAGATTGCGGAAGCTTTTGGTGCCTCTGGACTGGAGTACTTCAATACGGTGAGCTTCTCTTCTAATATTATCATCTATTGTTATAAAAAGGGTATGAGGAaacttttggctctccagatgttgctgaactgcaatgaTCATtagcccagggatgatgggagttgtagttcagcaacgttTGGAAGGCCACATCTGTTATAGGGGCTTGTTCATTGACTTGGCATGCATAATTGCACCATCATAGATTGTTACAGAAAGAATGTTCAGAGCACCCAGTAATGACTCAAATAATGGTTTTCAGTGAAGCCAGTTCACCCAGTTTAGACAACAACATCAGGCAACATCTGGCCCTGATCCATCTCTTATGTATGGTGTGAAGTGAAATAACACCTGCCCTCACTGCtgccccaacccaacccaaccccaaTCTCATCTCATCTCCACACAGCACTGCTGCATAGGCATGAAGTATTATTATCTTTTGAAGACACTGATGGCACAACCATTATACACAAGGTGATAggaaatattcaaaacaaaaacaaaaaattccttccagtagcaccttagagaccaactaagtttgttcttggtatgagctttcatgtgcatgcacacttcttcagagacacagGGAATATTCAGTCTAGTAAGGTTTGACCATACGTTGCAGTATCATGCGTGCACCAATTGAGTCTCGTACTGAATTGATGCTCAGGTTGAGCTTCTTAATACCTAAATGAGACTTTGATTGAAAATGTACAGCTTTGTCATGCAAATAATATTGAACACATGGTctcttgtgtgtgtatatgtaacaCCAGTACCTGGCACTTACAGTTTTATTTCTTTACAAGTGGAGCAGGAGCCTAAGTTATAGCAAACCTTCACTCTCCGTAGGAAAGCAGTACAAACCCTGTGAtgtctttttcccttcaaacttTTCAAAATGGAAATTGCAAAGAAGAAATTTGACATTCCGTAGCACCATACAAGGTGCAAGTTAAAAAGATAGAAGGAAATTTGCACCCAATATTTCTCGTTTGCCTGAGAAAACAATCTGATACCGAGCCCTGTCTTGCTCAAAACATTCATCAAAATCTTTGGATGAAGAAATAATTGAGGCAGCAATAATAACCTGTTTCTttttggtcaccccccccccctcagtttgGGGGCAACCCAGTGTCCTGTGCAATTGGACTGGCTGTTTTGGACGTGATAGAAAAAGAAGATCTCCAAGGGAATGCCACACGTGTTGGAAACTATCTCACTGGACTACTGAAGGAACAAAAAGAAAGCATCCACTGGTGGGAGATGTCAGGTAGGCACAACAGGGTAAACATAAAAGTTTTTAGATCTAGAAGAATGTGTAAAGGGTGGCTTCTTCAACCCAAGGACTGCATTGCCCTCTGAAGACCCAGGAGacacattccagtggtgggtgcAATCatacccccccaccaccaccaccgacaACTCTTGAATAACAGATCAGATAACTGTTTTGTTAAGGAGACCTACCACACTACATTGTAAAACTATTTGGAGTTGTGTGCCTTTTGTGCAACACTGAGATTTGATTGCTGCACCTCTGattccctcccttttctttatatttttcagaggtgttggtttgtttgttggagTGGATCTTGTGAAGGATCGACAAAAGAGAACGCCTGCCACTGCTGAGGCCCAGCATATTATCTACAAGTAAATATATACTGGCTTGCTTTAGACCTTCCTTTCCATCAGTTTTAACTTTACAACTTCCAGGCTAGACATTCAAACTGAAGGAGCTGAAATTCATAGTCAGGTCAGGGCTGAGTAACTGAAGATGCCCTCACGATTCACCCAGAATCATAAAATACAACTTTAAAGGAACTGGCTACATTATAACGTCACATACCTAAATGCATTTTGGAGTTTGCATTCCAAATTAAATCTTTGTTCCCTTCTAATCAGGCTGAAAGAACAGAGGATTCTTCTGAGTGCTGATGGACCTTATCGAAACATCTTGAAATTTAAGCCACCCATGTGCTTCACTATGGAAGATGCAAAGTTTGTAGTTGATCAGATTGATGAGATCCTCACA from Lacerta agilis isolate rLacAgi1 chromosome 9, rLacAgi1.pri, whole genome shotgun sequence includes these protein-coding regions:
- the ETNPPL gene encoding LOW QUALITY PROTEIN: ethanolamine-phosphate phospho-lyase (The sequence of the model RefSeq protein was modified relative to this genomic sequence to represent the inferred CDS: inserted 1 base in 1 codon), whose protein sequence is MEMYSKAETLELRRKHIGPSCKVFFAKDPIKIVCARGQYMFDENGGKYLDCINNVAHVGHSHPDVTKAAVKQMELLNTNSRFLHDNLVQYAKRLTATLPEPLSVCYFVNSGSEANDLALRLARQYRGHQDVITLDHAYHGHVTSLIDISPYKFNQLGKEAKKEFVHVAPSPDTYRGKYREDHSDPGSAYADDVKKIIEEAQKNGRKIAAFIAESMQSCGGQVIPPTGYFQKVADAVHKAGGVFIADEVQVGFGRVGKKFWGFQLQGEDFVPDIVTMGKPIGNGHPMSCVVTTREIAEAFGASGLEYFNTFGGNPVSCAIGLAVLDVIEKEDLQGNATRVGNYLTGLLKEQKXKHPLVGDVRGVGLFVGVDLVKDRQKRTPATAEAQHIIYKLKEQRILLSADGPYRNILKFKPPMCFTMEDAKFVVDQIDEILTDLEDSTINRTRDELPTSVQSKRKMPTDGSSQLECINESISHINGSACRQKKWILC